In Streptomyces thermolilacinus SPC6, a single genomic region encodes these proteins:
- a CDS encoding DEAD/DEAH box helicase — protein sequence MARTSPSRGHYSGTRQAAASQARRVKNNQPDSGSNPAKSAKPATGSATAAKQPKSAAAASSKPPRSSGARSAGASRSAKSGSRTTSRRRATPPPPGDFTLPVTHTPPLPPVEAFADLGLPPAMLRALEAEGVTVPFPIQAATLPNSLAGRDVLGRGRTGSGKTLAFGLAVLARLAGTRAEPKRPLAVVLVPTRELAQQVTDALAPYARALGLRQATVVGGVSIGRQVSALRGGTEVLVATPGRLKDLVTRGDCVLDDVGITVLDEADQMTDMGFLPQITGLLELTRPDGQRLLFSATLDRNVDSLVRRYLHDPVVHSVDPTAGVVTSMEHHVLHVLETDKNATATEIAARDGRVIMFLDTKHAVDRLVKHLLKSGVRASALHGGKSQPQRTRTLSQFKDGDVNVLVATNVAARGIHVDDLDLVVNVDPPGDHKDYLHRGGRTARAGESGSVVTLVLPHQRREMDSLMHHAGIRPRTTAVRSGDAELIRITGARTPSGIPVVIAPPTPPAQASGRPGSSSSSSRRRRTGTRRRRAPRPQ from the coding sequence ATGGCCCGTACGTCCCCTTCCCGGGGTCACTACTCGGGGACCCGCCAGGCTGCCGCCTCGCAGGCCCGCCGAGTCAAGAACAATCAGCCCGACAGCGGTTCGAATCCCGCCAAGTCGGCGAAGCCCGCGACGGGCTCCGCGACCGCGGCGAAGCAGCCGAAGTCGGCCGCCGCCGCCTCGTCCAAGCCGCCCCGGTCCTCGGGTGCCCGCTCCGCCGGCGCCTCCCGGTCCGCCAAGTCCGGCTCCCGGACGACGTCGCGCCGCCGAGCCACCCCGCCGCCGCCCGGTGACTTCACCCTGCCGGTGACGCACACCCCGCCGCTGCCGCCCGTCGAGGCGTTCGCGGACCTCGGCCTCCCGCCCGCCATGCTGCGGGCCCTCGAAGCCGAAGGGGTGACGGTCCCGTTCCCCATCCAGGCGGCGACCCTCCCGAACTCCCTCGCCGGCCGTGACGTGCTGGGTCGGGGCCGTACCGGCTCCGGGAAGACCCTCGCGTTCGGCCTGGCCGTCCTCGCCAGGCTCGCCGGTACCCGCGCCGAGCCGAAGCGGCCCCTCGCGGTCGTCCTCGTCCCCACACGGGAGCTGGCGCAGCAGGTCACCGACGCCCTCGCCCCGTACGCCCGCGCCCTCGGGCTGCGGCAGGCCACGGTCGTCGGCGGCGTGTCGATCGGCCGCCAGGTCTCCGCGCTGCGCGGCGGCACGGAGGTGCTGGTCGCCACCCCGGGCCGCCTGAAGGACCTCGTCACGCGCGGCGACTGCGTGCTGGACGACGTCGGCATCACCGTCCTCGACGAGGCCGACCAGATGACCGACATGGGCTTCCTGCCGCAGATCACCGGCCTGCTGGAGCTGACCAGGCCCGACGGGCAGCGGCTGCTGTTCTCGGCCACCCTGGACCGGAACGTCGACTCCCTCGTACGGCGCTACCTCCACGACCCCGTCGTCCACTCCGTGGACCCGACGGCCGGTGTGGTCACGTCGATGGAGCACCACGTCCTGCACGTGCTGGAGACGGACAAGAACGCCACGGCCACCGAGATCGCCGCCCGCGACGGCCGCGTGATCATGTTCCTGGACACCAAGCACGCCGTGGACCGGCTCGTGAAGCACCTGCTCAAGAGCGGTGTACGGGCGTCCGCGCTGCACGGCGGCAAGTCGCAGCCGCAGCGGACCAGGACCCTGTCCCAGTTCAAGGACGGCGACGTCAACGTCCTCGTCGCCACGAACGTCGCCGCGCGCGGCATCCACGTGGACGACCTGGACCTCGTGGTGAACGTGGACCCGCCCGGCGACCACAAGGACTACCTGCACCGCGGCGGCCGCACGGCCCGCGCGGGCGAGTCCGGCAGCGTCGTCACGCTCGTCCTGCCGCACCAGCGGCGTGAGATGGACAGCCTCATGCACCACGCGGGCATCCGCCCCAGGACGACCGCCGTACGGTCCGGCGACGCCGAGCTGATCCGCATCACCGGCGCGCGCACGCCGTCGGGGATACCGGTCGTGATCGCGCCGCCCACGCCCCCCGCCCAGGCGTCCGGCAGGCCGGGCTCCTCGTCCTCCTCGTCCAGGCGCCGCCGGACCGGAACGCGGCGCCGCCGCGCCCCGCGTCCGCAGTGA
- a CDS encoding MerR family transcriptional regulator has protein sequence MAPGARRNPAADNLDDDDYPAYTMGRAAELIGTTPAFLRALGEARLITPLRSEGGHRRYSRYQLRIAARARELVDQGTPIEAACRIIILEDQLEEALRLNERLRNQGAGPGRGPEGGPDAEG, from the coding sequence ATGGCTCCAGGAGCGCGGCGCAACCCCGCCGCCGACAATCTCGACGACGACGACTACCCGGCTTACACGATGGGACGAGCCGCGGAGCTGATCGGCACCACGCCGGCGTTCCTGCGGGCGCTCGGCGAGGCTCGGCTGATCACCCCGTTGCGCTCGGAGGGCGGCCACCGCCGGTACTCGCGCTACCAGCTGCGGATCGCCGCGCGCGCCCGTGAGCTGGTGGACCAGGGCACCCCCATCGAGGCGGCCTGCCGGATCATCATCCTGGAGGACCAGCTGGAGGAGGCCCTGCGCCTCAACGAGCGGCTGCGGAACCAGGGGGCGGGGCCGGGGCGGGGGCCGGAGGGTGGTCCGGACGCGGAGGGGTAG
- a CDS encoding PP2C family protein-serine/threonine phosphatase translates to MDSHKAPNRPPDPDEPLPGPAPDEPTPDPEAAAPGPDPEATDPEPDPPPEPERPPAPVAHSALGAELSLGPHPPTTGEPPPAPEPPPAAQPPAEPPRAQPPPSPEPPPVQPPPSPEPPPRDRLQGLLGAVMAISGELELPLVLDRIVRTAMDLVHARYGALGVLNDDGTELAEFHTVGLTDQERADLEGVGLPHGRGLLGTLIHHPEPLRVDDIRAHQHSAGYPQGHPPMRTLLGVAISVRGEIYGDLYLSDRLDGRPFDTHDQDVVVALAAAAGIALENARLFDHVRSGAERFQRLLLPRLPDLRPYEGAALYQPAASPAQVGGDWYDAVLLPDLACGAVIGDVVGHDLQAAAAMAQTRNMLRALLYDRRTPPSAVLTALDHTLHAITDAPVTTACLARIEPAAGGGDSGWELHWSSAGHLPPLLLAPGHRPRYLHAEPGLPLGVDPDRPRPDHTYPLPPGATLLFFTDGLVEHPAHSIDRGMDALAEIAGPLAEGPLGALCQVLCGEHPSDGHDDMAVLALRVPQGGISRRMTGTRGSQETSRER, encoded by the coding sequence ATGGATTCCCACAAGGCCCCGAACCGGCCCCCCGACCCGGACGAGCCCCTCCCCGGGCCCGCCCCGGACGAGCCCACGCCCGACCCCGAGGCCGCCGCCCCCGGCCCGGACCCCGAGGCCACCGACCCCGAGCCGGACCCGCCCCCGGAGCCCGAGCGCCCCCCTGCCCCCGTGGCGCACTCGGCGCTCGGCGCGGAACTGTCGCTGGGCCCGCACCCACCGACGACCGGCGAACCGCCCCCCGCCCCCGAGCCGCCCCCAGCGGCGCAGCCCCCGGCCGAGCCACCCCGAGCCCAGCCACCCCCCAGTCCCGAGCCACCTCCAGTCCAGCCACCCCCCAGTCCCGAGCCACCTCCGCGGGACCGCCTCCAGGGCCTCCTGGGCGCCGTCATGGCCATCAGCGGCGAGCTGGAGCTGCCCCTCGTACTGGACCGCATCGTGCGCACCGCCATGGACCTGGTCCACGCCCGCTACGGCGCCCTCGGCGTCCTGAACGACGACGGCACCGAACTGGCCGAGTTCCACACCGTCGGCCTCACCGACCAGGAGCGCGCCGACCTCGAAGGCGTCGGGCTCCCGCACGGCCGCGGCCTCCTCGGCACCCTCATCCACCACCCGGAACCGCTCCGCGTCGACGACATCCGGGCCCACCAGCACTCCGCGGGCTACCCGCAGGGGCACCCCCCGATGCGGACCCTCCTGGGCGTCGCCATCAGCGTGCGCGGCGAGATCTACGGCGACCTGTACCTCTCCGACCGCCTCGACGGCCGCCCCTTCGACACGCACGACCAGGACGTCGTCGTCGCCCTCGCCGCCGCCGCCGGGATCGCCCTCGAGAACGCCCGCCTCTTCGACCACGTACGGTCCGGCGCCGAGCGGTTCCAGCGCCTGCTCCTGCCGCGCCTGCCCGACCTGCGCCCGTACGAGGGCGCCGCCCTGTACCAGCCCGCCGCCAGCCCCGCGCAGGTCGGCGGCGACTGGTACGACGCCGTTCTGCTGCCCGACCTGGCGTGCGGCGCCGTCATCGGGGACGTCGTCGGGCACGACCTCCAGGCCGCCGCCGCGATGGCGCAGACCCGCAACATGCTCCGCGCGCTCCTGTACGACCGCCGCACCCCGCCCAGCGCGGTCCTGACCGCCCTCGACCACACCCTCCACGCCATCACCGACGCGCCCGTCACCACCGCCTGCCTCGCCCGCATCGAACCGGCGGCGGGCGGCGGCGACAGCGGCTGGGAGCTGCACTGGAGCAGCGCGGGCCACCTGCCGCCGCTGCTCCTCGCGCCCGGCCACCGACCCCGGTACCTGCACGCCGAGCCGGGCCTGCCGCTGGGGGTGGACCCCGACCGGCCGCGCCCCGACCACACGTATCCGCTGCCGCCCGGCGCGACGCTGCTGTTCTTCACCGACGGGCTCGTGGAGCACCCGGCCCACTCCATCGACCGGGGCATGGACGCCCTCGCGGAAATCGCCGGGCCCCTCGCTGAAGGCCCGCTCGGGGCGTTGTGCCAGGTCCTGTGCGGTGAGCACCCCAGCGACGGCCACGACGACATGGCGGTCCTGGCGCTCCGAGTCCCGCAGGGGGGTATATCCCGGCGGATGACGGGGACCCGTGGAAGTCAGGAGACGAGCCGCGAGCGATGA
- a CDS encoding pectate lyase family protein produces the protein MASPTHRRSRARRRTALFSAAAVAAAGLAAVPFVTSASAAVELARQTLPANDGWAAAGSGTTGGAKADAAHVFTVTNRAELAKALGSGSDTAPRIIRVKGLIDANGGSTCADYAAGTGYSLDAYLKAYDPAVWGRSKKPSGTQENARKAAAAKQAKNIVFRVPSNTTLVGVPGTGAGIKGGSVAVQNADNVIIRNLTLSATEDCFPQWDPTDGSKGEWNSAYDSVTLRGATHVWADHNTFTDAPLYDSALKSYFGRKYQVHDGALDITNGSDLVTVERNVFHSHDKTMLIGSSDTDSVGKLRVTLHHNVFRGITQRAPLARLGRIHLYNNHYDTTKLNGYAHGYSVNARAKAQIVAEHNAWTLSSDRKVSQLLSGDGTGAVAGRGNTVNGTVTDVVAAYNASSSKKLKTTVNWTPTLTAGLQTSAASLPAELARTAGAGLLTEQGTVRP, from the coding sequence GTGGCATCCCCCACCCATCGCCGGTCCCGTGCCCGGCGGCGTACGGCGCTGTTCTCCGCCGCGGCCGTGGCGGCCGCCGGGCTGGCCGCCGTGCCGTTCGTGACGAGCGCGAGCGCGGCCGTCGAGCTGGCCCGTCAGACGCTGCCCGCCAACGACGGCTGGGCGGCCGCCGGTTCCGGTACGACCGGCGGTGCGAAGGCCGACGCGGCGCACGTGTTCACGGTCACCAACCGCGCCGAACTGGCGAAGGCCCTCGGCTCCGGCTCCGACACGGCGCCGCGCATCATCCGCGTCAAGGGCCTGATCGACGCGAACGGCGGCAGCACCTGCGCCGACTACGCCGCCGGGACCGGTTACTCGCTCGACGCGTACCTCAAGGCGTACGACCCCGCCGTGTGGGGCCGCTCGAAGAAGCCGTCCGGCACGCAGGAGAACGCCCGGAAGGCCGCGGCCGCCAAGCAGGCGAAGAACATCGTGTTCCGTGTCCCGTCGAACACGACCCTCGTCGGTGTCCCCGGTACGGGCGCCGGGATCAAGGGCGGCAGCGTCGCCGTGCAGAACGCAGACAACGTCATCATCCGCAACCTCACCCTCAGCGCCACCGAGGACTGCTTCCCGCAGTGGGACCCGACGGACGGCTCGAAGGGCGAGTGGAACTCGGCGTACGACTCCGTCACCCTGCGCGGCGCCACCCATGTGTGGGCCGACCACAACACGTTCACCGACGCCCCGCTCTACGACAGCGCCCTCAAGTCGTACTTCGGGCGCAAGTACCAGGTCCACGACGGCGCCCTCGACATCACCAACGGCTCCGACCTGGTGACCGTCGAGCGGAACGTGTTCCACAGCCACGACAAGACGATGCTCATCGGCAGCAGCGACACCGACAGCGTCGGCAAGCTGCGGGTCACCCTCCACCACAACGTCTTCCGCGGCATCACCCAGCGCGCCCCACTGGCGCGCCTCGGCCGGATCCACCTCTACAACAACCACTACGACACGACGAAGCTCAACGGCTACGCGCACGGCTACAGCGTCAACGCGCGCGCGAAGGCGCAGATCGTCGCCGAGCACAACGCCTGGACGCTGTCCTCCGACCGCAAGGTGTCGCAGCTGCTCAGCGGCGACGGCACGGGCGCCGTCGCCGGGCGCGGCAACACCGTGAACGGCACGGTGACCGATGTCGTGGCCGCCTACAACGCGTCCTCGTCGAAGAAGCTCAAGACGACCGTGAACTGGACGCCCACCCTGACGGCAGGCCTCCAGACCTCGGCCGCGTCCCTGCCCGCCGAACTGGCCCGCACGGCGGGCGCCGGGCTCCTGACCGAGCAGGGCACCGTCCGGCCCTGA
- a CDS encoding GNAT family N-acetyltransferase, which produces MSSAEDPTGVLVVPLTEEHAEHVLAIYQAGIDEGDATFETAAPTWEAFDAAKLREHRFVALDATGTVLGWVAAAPVSDRCAYAGVVEHSVYVHPAARGRGVASALLKALTESTDAAGVWTVQSGIFPENAPSLAVHRRAGFRVIGVRERIGRHHGVWRDVVLVERRSPAIV; this is translated from the coding sequence ATGTCCAGCGCGGAGGACCCGACGGGCGTGCTCGTCGTACCGCTGACCGAGGAGCACGCCGAGCACGTCCTGGCGATCTACCAGGCGGGCATCGACGAGGGCGACGCCACGTTCGAGACGGCCGCGCCGACCTGGGAGGCGTTCGACGCCGCCAAGCTGCGGGAACACCGCTTCGTCGCCCTGGACGCGACCGGGACGGTACTGGGCTGGGTGGCGGCGGCCCCGGTCTCGGACCGGTGCGCGTACGCCGGGGTGGTCGAGCACTCGGTGTACGTGCACCCCGCCGCCAGGGGCCGAGGCGTGGCGTCCGCCCTGCTCAAGGCGCTGACCGAGTCCACCGACGCGGCCGGGGTGTGGACCGTCCAGTCCGGGATATTCCCCGAGAACGCCCCGAGCCTCGCCGTCCACCGCCGGGCGGGCTTCCGTGTGATCGGCGTACGCGAGCGCATCGGCCGCCACCACGGGGTATGGCGCGATGTCGTGCTCGTGGAGCGCCGCAGCCCCGCGATCGTCTGA
- a CDS encoding SCO5918 family protein: MRCVIARFPFDFVASEVEALMANVKPEPATGPCVVIGRRTYPVKQVGEIITRQDRRDFTALEVTRALRRLGFTCVNQAAPAPAPAPAVGDLLG, encoded by the coding sequence ATGCGCTGTGTGATCGCCCGCTTCCCGTTCGACTTCGTGGCGAGCGAGGTGGAGGCGCTGATGGCCAACGTCAAGCCGGAGCCGGCGACCGGCCCGTGCGTGGTCATCGGCCGCCGTACGTACCCGGTCAAGCAGGTCGGGGAGATCATCACCCGCCAGGACCGCCGCGACTTCACCGCCCTGGAGGTGACCAGGGCGCTGCGCCGCCTCGGCTTCACCTGCGTGAACCAGGCGGCCCCGGCCCCGGCGCCCGCCCCGGCCGTCGGTGACCTGCTGGGCTGA
- a CDS encoding ArsR/SmtB family transcription factor produces the protein MSNVKALPLLDPAAQGVAPCCPPVTERPMNAEEAEHAAKMFKALGDPVRLRLFSAVASHENGEACVCDISDVGVSQPTVSHHLKKLKDAGLLTSERRGTWVYYRVEPSVLAAMGRLLATSAAS, from the coding sequence ATGTCGAACGTGAAGGCGCTGCCGCTGCTCGACCCCGCCGCCCAGGGCGTGGCGCCGTGCTGCCCGCCGGTGACCGAACGGCCGATGAACGCGGAGGAGGCCGAGCACGCCGCGAAGATGTTCAAGGCGCTCGGCGACCCGGTGCGCCTGCGGCTGTTCTCCGCCGTCGCCTCCCACGAGAACGGCGAGGCGTGCGTGTGCGACATCTCCGACGTCGGCGTCTCCCAGCCGACCGTCTCGCACCACCTGAAGAAGCTCAAGGACGCGGGGCTCCTCACCTCGGAGCGCCGGGGGACGTGGGTGTACTACCGGGTCGAGCCGTCCGTGCTCGCCGCGATGGGCAGGCTCCTCGCCACCAGCGCGGCGAGCTGA
- a CDS encoding cold-shock protein, with product MATGVVKWFNAEKGFGFIQQDGGGADVFAHYSNIATNGFRELQEGQKVSFDVTQGQKGPQAENIVPA from the coding sequence ATGGCTACTGGCGTAGTGAAGTGGTTCAACGCGGAAAAGGGCTTCGGCTTCATCCAGCAGGACGGTGGCGGTGCGGACGTGTTCGCCCACTACTCGAACATCGCGACCAACGGTTTCCGCGAGCTGCAGGAAGGCCAGAAGGTCAGCTTCGACGTGACGCAGGGCCAGAAGGGCCCGCAGGCGGAGAACATCGTCCCCGCCTGA